The following are encoded together in the Lathyrus oleraceus cultivar Zhongwan6 chromosome 3, CAAS_Psat_ZW6_1.0, whole genome shotgun sequence genome:
- the LOC127127842 gene encoding serine carboxypeptidase-like 20 isoform X2: protein MSNLYLILLNIFLTFVVTHSAPEGSLITNLPGFNGSLPSKHYGGYVTIDESHGKNLYYYFVQSEANSSKVPIVLWLNGGPGCSSLDGFVYEHGPFNFEKPVTKGALPKLKLNPYSWSKVSNVIYLDSPAGVGFSYSKNVSDYKTGDKQTAADIHTFLLKWFELYPEFLANPLYLAGESYAGVYVPTLADKVVKGIEAGIKPKLNFKGYLIGNPVADPIFDGNALVPFAHGMGLISDQIFENTTKTCNGTFYPPDSVACSNLLLKIDSIIHHLNIYDILEPCYHGDDTEENQKNKSKLPLSFRQLGKTEKSLPVRKRMFGRAWPYGAIVKDGIVPSWPQLNSKSLIAPPCFDDEIAMVWLNNPDVRKAIHAAEKSVVSDWNLCTDQLEYDHDLGSMIPYHKNLTSKGYSALIFRLNHDMCVPFTGTEAWTRSLGYKIVDEWRPWLIEDQVVGFTQGYANHLRFLTVKGSGHTVPEYKPAEALYFYTHFLDGTPI from the exons ATGAGTAACTTgtacttgatcttgcttaacatTTTCTTAACCTTTGTGGTGACACATTCAGCCCCTGAAGGGTCTCTTATAACCAATCTTCCAGGCTTCAATGGATCTCTACCTTCAAAGCACTATGGAGGGTATGTAACAATAGATGAAAGTCATGGTAAGAACTTGTATTACTATTTTGTTCAATCAGaagctaattcatcaaaggtcCCTATTGTTCTATGGCTAAATGGTGGACCAGGATGTTCTAGTTTAGATGGTTTCGTATATGAGCATG GTccttttaattttgaaaaacCTGTCACCAAGGGAGCCCTGCCCAAGTTGAAACTCAACCCATACAGCTGGTCAAAG GTGTCTAATGTTATATATTTGGACTCTCCAGCTGGAGTAGGATTTTCGTATTCAAAAAATGTATCTGATTATAAAACTGGAGATAAACAGACGGCAGCGGACATACATACTTTTCTCCTTAAA TGGTTTGAATTATATCCTGAGTTTCTTGCAAACCCCTTATACCTTGCTGGGGAATCTTATGCTGGAGTTTATGTGCCTACTCTTGCTGATAAAGTAGTAAAAG GAATTGAAGCTGGTATCAAACCCAAACTGAATTTTAAG GGTTATTTGATTGGAAATCCTGTTGCTGATCCAATATTTGATGGCAATGCTCTTGTTCCTTTTGCACACGGAATGGGTCTTATCTCTGATCAAATATTTGag AACACAACAAAAACATGCAATGGGACTTTCTATCCACCAGATTCCGTTGCGTGCAGCAATTTATTGTTAAAAATAGACAGT atAATCCATCACTTAAACATATATGACATTTTAGAACCATGTTATCATGGTGATGATACAGAAGAGAATCAGAAAAACAAATCTAAGTTGCCATTAAGCTTTAGGCAATTGGGCAAAACTGAAAAATCTCTTCCTGTAAGAAAAAGGATGTTTGGTCGAGCTTGGCCTTATGGAGCTATTGTGAAAGATGGAATTGTTCCATCTTGGCCACAACTTAACAGCAAAAGTCTCATTGCTCCCCCTTGCTTT GACGATGAGATTGCTATGGTATGGTTGAACAATCCAGATGTGAGAAAAGCTATTCACGCTGCGGAGAAAAGTGTAGTTAGTGATTGGAACTTATGCACGGACCAACTTGAATACGATCATGATCTAGGGAGTATGATCCCTTACCACAAGAATCTTACTTCCAAAGGATACTCGGCATTGATATTTAGGTTA aatcaTGATATGTGTGTCCCATTTACCGGAACGGAAGCATGGACAAGATCACTTGGATATAAGATTGTTGATGAATGGAGACCATGGTTAATCGAAGATCAAGTTGTAGG GTTTACACAAGGATATGCCAATCATCTCAGATTTCTGACGGTAAAG GGATCTGGACATACTGTTCCGGAATATAAGCCAGCGGAGGCATTGTACTTTTACACACATTTTTTGGATGGAACTCCTATATAA
- the LOC127127842 gene encoding serine carboxypeptidase-like 20 isoform X1 produces MSNLYLILLNIFLTFVVTHSAPEGSLITNLPGFNGSLPSKHYGGYVTIDESHGKNLYYYFVQSEANSSKVPIVLWLNGGPGCSSLDGFVYEHGPFNFEKPVTKGALPKLKLNPYSWSKVSNVIYLDSPAGVGFSYSKNVSDYKTGDKQTAADIHTFLLKWFELYPEFLANPLYLAGESYAGVYVPTLADKVVKGIEAGIKPKLNFKGYLIGNPVADPIFDGNALVPFAHGMGLISDQIFENTTKTCNGTFYPPDSVACSNLLLKIDSIIHHLNIYDILEPCYHGDDTEENQKNKSKLPLSFRQLGKTEKSLPVRKRMFGRAWPYGAIVKDGIVPSWPQLNSKSLIAPPCFDDEIAMVWLNNPDVRKAIHAAEKSVVSDWNLCTDQLEYDHDLGSMIPYHKNLTSKGYSALIFSGDHCNTLLKYPKSLIKITTYINQSKYAIKGVTQLLHTIHHDNCHALLLIQNIKHLHNTQRIEIKSIMQNM; encoded by the exons ATGAGTAACTTgtacttgatcttgcttaacatTTTCTTAACCTTTGTGGTGACACATTCAGCCCCTGAAGGGTCTCTTATAACCAATCTTCCAGGCTTCAATGGATCTCTACCTTCAAAGCACTATGGAGGGTATGTAACAATAGATGAAAGTCATGGTAAGAACTTGTATTACTATTTTGTTCAATCAGaagctaattcatcaaaggtcCCTATTGTTCTATGGCTAAATGGTGGACCAGGATGTTCTAGTTTAGATGGTTTCGTATATGAGCATG GTccttttaattttgaaaaacCTGTCACCAAGGGAGCCCTGCCCAAGTTGAAACTCAACCCATACAGCTGGTCAAAG GTGTCTAATGTTATATATTTGGACTCTCCAGCTGGAGTAGGATTTTCGTATTCAAAAAATGTATCTGATTATAAAACTGGAGATAAACAGACGGCAGCGGACATACATACTTTTCTCCTTAAA TGGTTTGAATTATATCCTGAGTTTCTTGCAAACCCCTTATACCTTGCTGGGGAATCTTATGCTGGAGTTTATGTGCCTACTCTTGCTGATAAAGTAGTAAAAG GAATTGAAGCTGGTATCAAACCCAAACTGAATTTTAAG GGTTATTTGATTGGAAATCCTGTTGCTGATCCAATATTTGATGGCAATGCTCTTGTTCCTTTTGCACACGGAATGGGTCTTATCTCTGATCAAATATTTGag AACACAACAAAAACATGCAATGGGACTTTCTATCCACCAGATTCCGTTGCGTGCAGCAATTTATTGTTAAAAATAGACAGT atAATCCATCACTTAAACATATATGACATTTTAGAACCATGTTATCATGGTGATGATACAGAAGAGAATCAGAAAAACAAATCTAAGTTGCCATTAAGCTTTAGGCAATTGGGCAAAACTGAAAAATCTCTTCCTGTAAGAAAAAGGATGTTTGGTCGAGCTTGGCCTTATGGAGCTATTGTGAAAGATGGAATTGTTCCATCTTGGCCACAACTTAACAGCAAAAGTCTCATTGCTCCCCCTTGCTTT GACGATGAGATTGCTATGGTATGGTTGAACAATCCAGATGTGAGAAAAGCTATTCACGCTGCGGAGAAAAGTGTAGTTAGTGATTGGAACTTATGCACGGACCAACTTGAATACGATCATGATCTAGGGAGTATGATCCCTTACCACAAGAATCTTACTTCCAAAGGATACTCGGCATTGATATTTAG TGGTGAtcattgtaacacccttctaaaataccccaaaagtttaattaaaataacaacatatatcaatcagagtaaatatgcaattaagggtgtcacacaattacttcacaccattcaccatgataactgtcatgctcttttattaattcaaaacataaagcatttgcacaatacgcagcggatagagattaaatcaatcatgcaaaacatgtag